The Candidatus Equadaptatus faecalis genome includes the window TCTGCCGGCGCTTTCAGTCTTATCGCGGGTGTGTTTTCCGCAAACGCAGGCAAAGCCGCGCAAAGCAAAAGCAGTACAGCGCAAGCGATTTTCTTTGTTCTTTTCACACAGACTCTCTCCTTTCTGTAAAATTAAACAAATTGCCAAATAAACCAATTTTTTGACGCCGCAACCTTCCAAACGGAAATCAAGCCCGCAGCACGTTTATACATTAGGTTTATTGTCCCTGTTTTGCTCAATTATAATTATACAAACGGTTTTAATCAAGCCATTAATTTATAATTTTTTAATATTATTATGCGCATTGCGTATAAATATTGATTATTGCCACTGTTTTACCATTTGTATAAGATTTACCCGAAGAGGTGATTACGATGTCTTTTGGATGCCGTTTGAAGCTGCTGCGCGAAAAGAGAGGGCTTTTGCAGGAGGATTTGGCTTTGCTTGCGGAGGTTACGCCCGTTACGCTGTCAAGGTATGAGCGCGGAGAGCGCACGCCGACCGTCGCCACGGCCGAGAAGCTTGCAGCGGCCCTCGGAGTGCATGTGTCCGCTTTTTTTGACGATAATGCGGCTTCGGACGGATTTTTAACCGAAAATCAGGATTTTGTTTTCGTTCCGATTGTTAGTATCAATAATGCCAAGCTCAGGCAGAACGGCGCTGCGGAGCTGACCCATTCCGGATTTTACCCTGTACACAGAAAAGATTTTGACAGTATTCCGAGCAGCAGTATGAAGGTCTGCGTTATAGAGGGCGATTCCATGTCGCCGAAGTATATCAACGGTGATTACGCCTTGTGCGAAACGCCAGACGGCACCGGCGATTTTTCGCTTTCTGACGGGGATATAGTCGCGGCGGTTTTTGATAA containing:
- a CDS encoding LexA family transcriptional regulator, encoding MSFGCRLKLLREKRGLLQEDLALLAEVTPVTLSRYERGERTPTVATAEKLAAALGVHVSAFFDDNAASDGFLTENQDFVFVPIVSINNAKLRQNGAAELTHSGFYPVHRKDFDSIPSSSMKVCVIEGDSMSPKYINGDYALCETPDGTGDFSLSDGDIVAAVFDNKFYIRGYFRNFDGTIDLRPVSPCFMPIHTSADDRRFRLFGKIIRIYRTIRDTGFYG